The genomic stretch TTTCGATGCGGTCAACGAGCCAGACACCCCGACGACAAGCGAGTCAGTGAGGGAGATTGGGGAGAGGCGGTGCGTGAGATTGGAGGAGCCAAGAATGGACGGAAGGTAGGGCAGCTGTCTGGAATCTGCTTCCTGAGGTCAAGGAGAGGAATATGGTCAAGCGACTTCGTGATGGATGTGTCTCAGTCTTCGAAAAGGTTTAAAAATATggaaggagaaagagaagagcGATGTATTGCAccgttttctttctcttacaGGAGACGGCAGCAACGAGGAGTCGCTCGTAGCGGCGGAGGAACTCCCAGTGGGTTGGCTCCCAACACCTAGCGTTGAGCCTTGTCATGATGTGGTGGACGAACGACAGTGGCATCACCGGGTGCATCCCCAACCCAAGCATGGATAGCACCAGGACCTCCATCCTTTACACCGTCTTCGCCTCGAACTCATACCTCGCGTCCCACCGTTTTCGACTCATGCTCAATGGTCTCTCTAGTCTCTAGGGCAAAGATAGAGAGTGCGAGGGAAAAGGAAGAGCGTAGAGAACACAGTAgatagggagagagaaaagtgaACGAGAGGAGCAATAAGTAATCAATGAGAGTTGTGCACATGGTAATACTTTTGAAAGTGAATTTCGGCTTCAAAAGtccttttggagcagaaattcacttgGCAACGTAGGTCGGGCAGTACACTTCtgtttgagaaatcaacttctagtgagaagttgatttttctacttgtactcagaagcagaagttgatttctcattacataaattcttttggtaactgttgaaaatttttacttctaaaacattattaatacaaaatattctatgcaaaattattgtcggtggcaaaaaaatttctacttcattttaaaaatatttaaatttctttaaaaaataattatgttatttaaaaatactatttgttttttaaaaataaaaaatattatttactttttactcCAGTGGTCGAAGACGATAACTCGGGCAGGTACATGGCGGAGGTCGGCAGTAGAGCGTGGCGATGGGCGGTGTGGTAGTCGATAGTTGGcagtggtggtcggcggttggcgacGGTCGCAGCTGACGGAAGTCGGCGGTGGGTGG from Rhodamnia argentea isolate NSW1041297 chromosome 2, ASM2092103v1, whole genome shotgun sequence encodes the following:
- the LOC115739464 gene encoding uncharacterized protein LOC115739464 produces the protein MEVLVLSMLGLGMHPVMPLSFVHHIMTRLNARCWEPTHWEFLRRYERLLVAAVSCKRKKTEADSRQLPYLPSILGSSNLTHRLSPISLTDSLVVGVSGSLTASKV